The genomic interval CTTCTACAGGAAATGCTTCCATATAAATTTTTTCCCAATATGCTAATGCCTCTGTATCATCAGCAGTTACATTTTTAAAATGAATCATACACTTTCTCCTCTATTTTTAACTTATGTATTATATTATATCACATATAGCTACTTGGACATAAAATACATTCATAGCTAGTTTAAACAAAAAAACCTTTTTGGGTCATCTGTTCGAGGCCTCAAAAAGGTTTTAGTTTATTTATTCAAATATTCTTTTATCATACTGGTACACTTTGTAAGCTCCAAGTCAGGCCAAATGTCTGCACTTTATCTTTTAATTCTGATGAAATAGTTTTATTCCTCAATTTTAATGCGAGACTGTCTTTATTTTCTTGGTTTAGCAACACTGTTTTATCAGAAAAACTATTTGCCATGTTACTTTGATAAATGGTTTTAGACTCGTTCAACTCAACAGTAACATTGTTAATCACAAGGGCTGCGGGTACAGATGCCTTATCTAAGGACAAGCTGACTTTCCAATTAGGCACATTTAAACTCGAAACTGCTAATTCACCTGTAATACTTTGTGCCCTTTGATTTTTGCGGCCAAAATATTCATCACTACCTAGACTCACTTCTCCAAACGAAATCTCAGAGGGGGCAATCAAATGCATAAACTTATTTTCTTTGTAATTCACTTGTACTGTTTGGTTAATTGGTGTTTTATCCGTTAATTTTTCAGTTGGAACATGCGTTTTGTCAGCTAAATACCCTGGTATTTCAGGACTAGATACTTCACCAAAAGACTGAATAGGTTCTAACAATGTTGTAGTGCCTAGCGATGGAACTATTTTTACCGATTGTTTCACCGATTGTACTTGTGTAGGTGGCACTTTCATTCCCGATGGTCCTTGATATTGAATCGTACGCTTATACTCTTTTGTCACAATATTAACGATACGACTGTATGTCACAATAATTTCTTGTTTCAATGGTGTATCATTCTGAAGGGTTTGAGCCGAAATCTTTGTTTTATCTGGATTAAATCCATTAACTGCCGGAACTTGTACTTCATCAAATTCTCTAATGGGATCAGTTAAGGTGACCTCCCCAATCGCTGGTTTAACACGTACATCTTGTTCTACAGATTGTTTGACATCTGGTAATAATTGCTTACCATCTGTATCTTGAAATTTGACCACTCGCTCGTATGTACGTGTTTCATTTGTTTCCGTAAGATTGTATGTCACAACAATTTCTTGAGACCTAGGTATACCGCTACTTAACCTTTGAGCAGGAATATCAGATCTATCTGGCAAATATCCATCGACCTGCGGAATATTTATCTCGGAAAATGTTTGAATTGGGCTAGCTAATTCGGTTTTTCCAGTTGCTGGCGTAGCAATAACTTTTTGTTTTATAGTTTGAACAATATCACTTGGTATGTTCATGCTTGAAGGTCCCTGAAACTTAATGGTTCGGGTGTAATCTCTATATTCCACTCGACTTATTGGTGTGTATGTTACAAACAACGTCTGTGTTAACGACGTATTACTCGTTAAGGTTTGTGCTGGAATGCTTGATACATTTGCCTGATAGTTGGGAATCGAGGGAGTTGGTACAGATGAAAACGTCTGTATGGGGCTTTCTAATGACGTTTTTCCGGTAGCCGGCGTGACCCGCACCTTCTGTGTAACGGTCTGTACTTTATCTGGTGGCGTTTTCATGCCACTTGGACCAAGATAACTTATTGTACGTTTATATGTCCGATTTTCTACCCGACTAGTTGCAGTATAGTTAACATTTACTTCTTGATTGACTGGTGTATTAATGGTCAATTTTTGTG from Weissella ceti carries:
- a CDS encoding mucin-binding protein, with the protein product MNNKLRLVSKLVITLCMVICFGLQIVLTKTEANTSEMQNMLFREQLKPQVENVGDSVSIYGEAVSQIVAPKDKNLEMNVDKNGDEPLNGYLINHITTEEHMVRENRILSQLSDTKEEPRSNWPYIPIWIIDVNTNKRVLTTEYRLQLNGGSYSLDVVAKRYIPQGYTFVKFANVAGYAKPDSGRNNTPCEVYVTPKLITKQRTYQRTIKYHTPAGVTDPKTQVQTVNQTINVDSITGQESLKSPIGSFSSVTSPTVTNYQPDKTNVPAQKLTINTPVNQEVNVNYTATSRVENRTYKRTISYLGPSGMKTPPDKVQTVTQKVRVTPATGKTSLESPIQTFSSVPTPSIPNYQANVSSIPAQTLTSNTSLTQTLFVTYTPISRVEYRDYTRTIKFQGPSSMNIPSDIVQTIKQKVIATPATGKTELASPIQTFSEINIPQVDGYLPDRSDIPAQRLSSGIPRSQEIVVTYNLTETNETRTYERVVKFQDTDGKQLLPDVKQSVEQDVRVKPAIGEVTLTDPIREFDEVQVPAVNGFNPDKTKISAQTLQNDTPLKQEIIVTYSRIVNIVTKEYKRTIQYQGPSGMKVPPTQVQSVKQSVKIVPSLGTTTLLEPIQSFGEVSSPEIPGYLADKTHVPTEKLTDKTPINQTVQVNYKENKFMHLIAPSEISFGEVSLGSDEYFGRKNQRAQSITGELAVSSLNVPNWKVSLSLDKASVPAALVINNVTVELNESKTIYQSNMANSFSDKTVLLNQENKDSLALKLRNKTISSELKDKVQTFGLTWSLQSVPV